In Prunus dulcis chromosome 1, ALMONDv2, whole genome shotgun sequence, the following are encoded in one genomic region:
- the LOC117638476 gene encoding endoglucanase 8 — MAPNVLCLPGNVSAFRVTLAFLLLLSLLLHPISAGHDYHDALRKSILFFEGQRSGKLPPDQRLKWRRDSALHDGSTAGVDLTGGYYDAGDNIKFGFPMAFTTTLLAWSVIDFGRTMGPELKNTVGAVKWGTDYLLKATAVPDVVFVQVGDPYSDHNCWERPEDMDTSRAVYKIDKNHPGSDVAGETAAALAAASIVFRSRDPAYSRLLLNRAVRVFEFADRHRGAYSASLRSAVCPFYCDVNGFQDELLWGAAWLHKASRRRVYREYIVKNEVVLRAGDTINEFGWDNKHAGINILISKEVLMGKADYFQSFKQNADEFICSILPGLSHPQVQYSPGGLIFKPGGSNMQHVTSLSFLLLAYSNYLSHANKVVPCGQTSASPAFLKQLAKRQVDYILGDNPLMMSYMVGYGARYPQRIHHRGSSLPSVHVHPAHIGCKAGSRYFLSPNPNPNLLVGAVVGGPNSSDAFPDSRPFFQESEPTTYINAPLVGLLAYFSAHY, encoded by the exons ATGGCGCCAAACGTCCTCTGCCTTCCGGGAAATGTTTCCGCATTTCGCGTGACTCTCGCTTTCCTCCTCCTACTTTCCCTTCTTCTGCACCCAATCAGCGCCGGCCACGACTACCATGACGCCCTCCGCAAGAGCATCCTATTCTTCGAAGGCCAACGCTCCGGAAAGCTCCCCCCAGATCAACGATTGAAATGGCGCCGCGACTCCGCATTGCACGACGGATCCACCGCCGGA GTGGACTTAACGGGCGGGTACTACGACGCCGGCGACAACATTAAGTTCGGGTTCCCGATGGCCTTCACGACGACGTTGCTTGCTTGGAGCGTCATAGACTTCGGTCGAACCATGGGCCCGGAGCTGAAGAACACGGTTGGGGCCGTGAAGTGGGGCACCGACTATCTCCTCAAGGCGACGGCGGTGCCCGACGTCGTTTTCGTCCAGGTCGGGGATCCGTACTCTGACCACAACTGCTGGGAGAGGCCCGAGGACATGGACACGTCTCGCGCGGTGTACAAGATCGATAAGAACCATCCGGGATCTGACGTGGCAGGTGAAACGGCCGCAGCACTTGCCGCGGCGTCCATTGTGTTCAGGTCACGTGACCCCGCCTACTCTAGATTGCTCCTCAATCGAGCCGTTAGG GTGTTCGAGTTTGCTGACAGGCACCGGGGTGCGTACAGCGCCAGCCTGCGCTCTGCCGTGTGCCCTTTTTACTGCGACGTGAACGGTTTCCAG GACGAGTTGCTTTGGGGAGCGGCGTGGTTGCACAAGGCATCGAGGAGGCGCGTTTACCGAGAATACATAGTGAAGAACGAGGTGGTGTTGAGGGCAGGGGATACTATTAACGAGTTTGGTTGGGATAACAAGCATGCTGGGATTAACATCCTCATTTCCAAG GAAGTGCTGATGGGAAAAGCAGATTATTTCCAATCTTTCAAGCAAAATGCAGATGAGTTTATATGTTCCATATTGCCCGGACTTTCTCATCCTCAAGTCCAATATTCTCCAg GTGGGTTGATCTTCAAACCTGGAGGCAGTAACATGCAGCATGTAACCTCACTTTCATTCCTACTTTTGGCTTATTCCAACTATCTAAGCCATGCCAATAAAGTCGTGCCCTGTGGCCAGACTTCAGCCTCCCCTGCTTTCCTCAAACAGTTGGCTAAACGTCAG GTGGACTACATACTTGGTGATAATCCATTGATGATGTCGTACATGGTTGGATACGGTGCACGCTACCCGCAGAGGATACACCACCGGGGCAGCTCACTGCCATCGGTTCACGTCCACCCGGCCCACATTGGTTGCAAAGCCGGCTCTCGATATTTCTTGAGTCCAAATCCGAACCCGAATTTGCTGGTGGGAGCGGTGGTGGGGGGTCCCAATAGCTCAGATGCGTTTCCAGACTCGAGGCCCTTCTTCCAAGAATCAGAGCCCACAACGTACATCAATGCGCCGTTGGTGGGCCTACTTGCATATTTTTCAGCCCACTATTGA